The following proteins are co-located in the Chaetodon trifascialis isolate fChaTrf1 chromosome 14, fChaTrf1.hap1, whole genome shotgun sequence genome:
- the pomt2 gene encoding protein O-mannosyl-transferase 2 — translation MAKEKCTTTWNKTGDASTLRHRKICPTSEKTSSTPLSKDRNSQTAGHLLGGDTQSSNGTCGQFSKGNVSNEPPSRVLLLLVLGLSLSTRLYKITEPPHVCWDETHFGKMGSYYINRTFFFDVHPPLGKMLIGLAGYMTGYDGTFPFIRPGDKYEHHNYWGMRGFCAVLGSFLPVFAYLIVLELSQSHTAALISATLLIFDTGCITISQYILLDPILMFFIMAAVLSMVKFKQQRCRPFTASWWLWLVLTGVNLAGALGVKFVGLFVILLVGLNTVWDLWRLLGDLSLSLVDIAKHFLARAVGLILLPLFLYVTIFAVHFVVLNKSGPGDGFFSSAFQSRLIGNNLHNASMPEYLAYGSTITVKNLRIAGGYLHSHWHLYPEGVGAKQQQVTAYLHKDYNNLWLVHRQGDNESRSGTPDLVRHGDIIRLEHKETTRNLHSHLHEAPLTKKHFQVTGYGINGTGDTNDLWQVEVCGGRKGDLVKVLRSKVRFLHRATGCVLYSSGKTLPKWGWEQVEVTCSPYLKETPSSQWNIEDHINPKLPNISLSVLKPHFLEILLESHIVMLRGNSGLKPKDYEMKSKPWHWPISYQGLRFSGVNDTDYRVYLLGNPVVWWMNLASLGLYLIMVAVASIALHRGFSLSQKRIEHSRVLKREGGLLLLGWLLHYAPFFTMGRVLYYHHYFPAMLFNSMLTGITLDVLFESIDLLLRPPYSDWLQRVGLTVLLLSVLYSFYLFHPLSYGMTGPLAHEPGSAMAALRWMDSWEF, via the exons atggcaaaagaaaaatgcacaaCAACATGGAACAAAACAGGGGACGCCTCAACGCTGCGACACAGAAAGATTTGTCCCACCTCAGAAAAGACCTCATCCACTCCTTTGTCAAAGGACAGAAACAGTCAAACTGCCGGACACTTATTAGGAGGTGACACCCAGTCCTCAAATGGGACATGTGGTCAGTTTTCCAAAGGGAATGTCAGTAATGAGCCCCCAAgcagggtgctgctgctgttggtgctcggtctgtctctgtccacacGCCTCTACAAGATCACAGAGCCCCCCCATGTGTG CTGGGATGAGACGCACTTTGGGAAGATGGGAAGCTACTACATCAACAGGACCTTCTTCTTTGATGTCCACCCTCCTCTTGGGAAA ATGCTGATAGGTCTCGCCGGTTACATGACCGGTTATGATGGAACCTTTCCTTTTATAAGGCCGGGAGATAAATATGAACACCACAACTACTGGGGAATGAGAGGA TTTTGTGCCGTGTTGGGCTCCTTTCTCCCCGTCTTCGCCTACCTCATAGTACTGGAACTGTCTCAGTctcacactgctgctctcaTCTCTGCCACCCTCCTCATATTTG ACACAGGCTGTATCACCATTTCCCAGTATATCCTGCTGGACCCCATACTCATGTTCTTCATCATGGCAGCAGTGCTGAGCATGGTGAAGTTcaagcagcagagatgcag ACCCTTTACTGCCTCCTGGTGGCTCTGGTTGGTACTGACAGGTGTGAACCTTGCTGGGGCATTGGGGGTGAAGTTTGTGGGTCTGTTTGTCATCCTGCTGGTGGGACTGAACACAGTCTGGGACCTGTGGAGACTTTTGGGAGACCTGAGCCTCTCACTG GTGGACATTGCCAAGCACTTCCTGGCTCGGGCTGTTGGACTCATCCTGCTTCCGCTCTTCCTCTACGTCACAATATTTGCAGTCCACTTTGTTGTGTTGAACAAAAG TGGACCAGGGGATGGTTTCTTCAGTTCAGCCTTTCAGTCTCGTCTCATCGGGAATAACCTGCACAATGCATCCATGCCGGAGT ATTTGGCATATGGGTCCACCATTACAGTAAAAAACCTCCGTATTGCTGGAGGCTATTTGCACTCTCATTGGCACTTATATCCGGAGGGAGTGggagcaaagcagcagcag GTGACAGCCTATCTCCATAAGGACTACAACAACCTGTGGCTCGTTCACAGACAGGGTGATAATGAAT CTCGATCTGGGACACCTGATCTGGTTCGTCATGGCGACATCATTCGCCTGGAGCACAAAGA AACAACCCGTAACCTTCACAGTCACCTCCACGAGGCCCCTCTGACCAAGAAACACTTCCAGGTCACAGGCTATGGCATT AATGGCACAGGCGACACCAACGACCTGTggcaggtggaggtgtgtggAGGCCGGAAGGGTGACCTGGTGAAGGTGCTGCGTAGCAAAGTCCGCTTTCTGCACCGAGCTACCGGTTGTGTGCTTTACTCCTCTGGCAAGACTCTCCCAAAGTG GGGCTGGGAACAGGTGGAGGTGACCTGCAGTCCCTACCTGAAGGAGACTCCGAGCTCTCAGTGGAACATCGAAGATCATATTAATCCCAAAT TGCCCAACATTAGTTTGTCTGTGCTGAAGCCCCATTTTCTGGAGATCTTGCTGGAGTCCCACATCGTTATGTTAAGA GGGAACAGTGGCTTGAAACCCAAAGACTATGAGATGAAGTCAAAACCCTGGCACTGGCCCATCAGCTACCAG GGATTGAGGTTTTCTGGAGTGAATGACACAGATTATCGTGTTTACCTGCTGGGGAACCCT GTGGTCTGGTGGATGAATCTGGCCAGTTTGGGACTGTATCTGATCATGGTGGCAGTCGCGTCCATAGCCCTCCACAGAGGTTTCTCACTGAGCCAAAAAAGAATAG AGCACTCTCGTGTGCtcaagagagaaggaggactGCTGCTCCTCGGCTGGCTGCTGCACTATGCACCTTTCTTCACTATGGGCCGTGTACTCTACTACCACCACTACTTCCCTGCAATGCTCTtcaacagcatgctaacag GAATTACATTAGACGTTCTGTTTGAAAGCATTGACCTGCTGCTCCGCCCACCttattctgattggctgcagagaGTCGGCCTGACGGTACTTCTGTTGAGTGTTCTTTACAG tttctACCTGTTCCATCCTCTCTCCTATGGCATGACGGGTCCCCTGGCACACGAGCCGGGCAGCGCCATGGCTGCCCTGAGGTGGATGGACTCCTGGGAGTTCTAA
- the lin52 gene encoding protein lin-52 homolog, with amino-acid sequence MASPNGGDDFESSLLSFEKLDRASPDLWPEQLPGVAEFAASCKNPITNSPPKWMAELESEDIEMLKELGSLTTANLMEKVKALQNLAFQLGLEESREMTRGKFLNILERPKK; translated from the exons ATGGCGTCTCCAAATGGAG GTGATGATTTTGAGTCCTCTTTGCTGAGCTTTGAGAAGTTGGACCGAGCATCACCAGACCTGTGGCCGGAGCAGT TGCCTGGAGTTGCAGAGTTTGCTGCATCTTGTAAAAAT CCCATCACGAATTCACCCCCCAAGTGGATGGCTGAACTAGAGAGTGAGGATATTGAAATGTTGAAAG AGCTGGGGAGTCTGACCACCGCCAACCTGATGGAGAAGGTCAAAGCACTTCAGAACCTCGCTTTCCAGCTGGGATTAGAGGAGT CCAGAGAAATGACCAGAGGCAAGTTTCTGAACATCTTGGAGAGGCCCAAGAAGTGA